The DNA sequence GCTCAATTGCAATAGCTGTCTTGGGACCTCAACCTGAACACAATGATTTAAGGTAGTTCACTGGAGAAAGCATTTGTCAAATCTTTCTCAATGTACTGTCCTGCCGACTCAAACTACAAAGCATTAGCTGAGCAGTTCCAACCTAAGGTACCTTGACAGGCGTACAGGGGCATGCTGCTAATGTGCTTCTAAAGCCATCCCAGGATCAATGTCCTTGAAACTGTGAGCACCACCCAGGTGAGTGTGcagtccaggtaccttttaatgCTGAACGTTCACAGTTCGATTAGAAAACTGTTATATCACTGCTCCTAGGCCAGTGGTCAATTCTTGCTCACAGGAAAAAATTGATCAAAGTGTTACAGTTACATTCATGCTGAGGCAGGAGTGACGCTGGGAACATACTTTAAAAACTACAGCTCAATCTCAAATCGATCACACTTTGCAATAGTTCCATCACAGACATGCTGCTGTCAATTGTCATTTCCGTTATTTAAAATAATCTTTTCGGGTTCTCGATGCAAAGACTACTCAGTGAATTACTGTAAGAGACTAGTAAACAAGTGCAAGCCACAATTCAGGCCTGATCATCCCCTGCTTTCGCCACTCACGTTTATCCAGTGTCACCCCTCGAGAATGTTCCCCAAATGCAATTCTTCTGTGCTGCCACCCACAGCTTTGGATAGTTCTTTctcctcacacccacattctTCATGCCAGCCTGTCTCCTCTAAGAGCCTGATTACAGCACCGTTAGACTTTCAAGTGAACAGAAGGCTCGCGAGGCCAGTGTCTCACTCAAGATGTCTGGTGgctgcatgcaggcacacacactaTCCTTGGCActcaccccacactctcacatttgTAATTTCCAGCTTGAGTTTACTAGATTGGGAGCAAGTTCCCTGAAAAGGTTCTCCACCCTTCCACAGGTCAATTTAGCACCACAGCCCAACTATAGGTTTCCAACTGCCTTCCCAGCAGAGATCAGCTCATTAACTGCACAAAGACTACCGAATGAAGCCTCATCCCATAACCTGCTGGATTATCCCTGGCTTGTATTAAAAGGCATTGGCACCAGCCCTTTAGGAGGTCGCCTTCAAGATGGCTCTGATACTAGTCAGAAACATGTCAACCATCAGCACTGTGGGCAAAGTCCCCCTTTCCTCCTATACTCTTTAACTTTGGCCTGCTTTTATTTATTAACCTCACTTTGGATAAAAGCATCAATGATCCTTTTCAAATCTTCCGTTCGCTTCCCGAAAGTTAGTGCATGACACACTAGTTTTCTATACTTGCCTGAAATATCCACAACTTTAACTGCTGAAGCACGTGGAAAATTTGTTCTTAAAATCGCTGTAATACGGACCTCGCCATTGGTCTGAGCTGACAAGGCTCTTCTTATCGTGCTGGAAAGCGCAAGTCTCTAGGAGTGAAAGAGCAGCCAGTTAATGGTCAGCTCTGCTCTGACATAACTCAGAGTGATTACATTGCTGCAGTCTAAGTAAAAGATTCAGACTTGATCAATGAAGAGAAATGAAGTAAATTACACACGAGCAATCATTCCTCAGCATCTTTAAACACAGGACGAGACAATTTTTCTTTGTACAGTAAACAGCACAAGAACTACAGATCATTAGATACAGACTGACAGCTACAGGTGCTGCCCAGTtcccccagtctcattctctccactTCCAAAGGCTTTATTGGGTCAGTTGTAGCAAGAAAACACTCCCTCGCACCCAGCCACACACCCCCCTtgccccacctcacccctaattCACCCCCCACATACTCTAGCATCTCCCCTCACATACCCACCATCActtcctcaccccaaccctcttccccccacctcacctccctctcccccaaccacctcccccctcacctctcacctccctccccccaaccccctcccccctcacctccctcccccccaacaccctcacctccctccccccaaccccatcccccctcacccccctcccccccaaccccctctccctcacccccctcccccccaaccccctctccctcacctccctcccccccaaccccctctccctcacccccctcccccccaaccccctctccctcacccccctcccccccaaccccctctccctcacctccctccctccccaaccccctcccccctcacccccctcccccccaaccccctcccccctcacctccctcccccccaacaccctcacctccctccccccaaccccatcccccctcacctcacggcccctgaccccccaaccccctcacctccctcccccccaaccccctctccctcacctccctccccccaaccccctctccctcacccccctcccccccaaccccctctccctcacctccctccctccccaaccccctcacctccctcccccccaaccccctccttccctcacctCACGGCCCctgaccccccaaccccctcacctccctcccccccaaccccctctccctcacctccctcccccccaaccccctctccctcacctccctccccccaaccccatcccccctcacctccctcccccccaaccccctctccctcacctccctccccccaaccccctctccctcacctccctcccccccaaccccctctccctcacccccctcccccccaaccccctctccctcacctccctcccccccccccctacccccccaacccccctcacctcccgccccccaaccccatcccccctcacctccctcccccccctcccccctccctccctccccccccctcccccctcacctccctcccccccaaccccctccctcacctccctccctcacctccctcacctcacGGCCCCtgctcccccaaccctccacctcacctccccaaacccccctcaccccccaacctcccccacccccaatgccTCCTTGACCCCAGCTCTCCCCGGGCCCCGGGCCCCGGGCCCCGGGTTACTCACCGCCGCGCTGCCGCCCAGCGACCTGAGCCGGGTGGCGGAATCCATTAGCGGGGAGGCGGCGCAGACATTGTGACGTCAGTCTCTGGCCTTCGGCGCCGCCATTGCGTCACTGAAGCTGGACCTGCTCTCTGCCGCCACCAGGCGGGGACAGCGGGAATTACGCCGATTCATCAATtcctcaccacccaccacccctcctccttccaAGGCAACAGCAGTTCACCCCAATGTGAAGATCTTCTAACAACCTTCaaaaaaaagtggggggggggggggggggggggggggaggggtggcagccGCATTCAATATTCCTCCAGcttcctccctccctaacagcactgtgggtgtacctacaccatatggactgcggtggttcaagaaggcagctcaccaccagcttctcaagcgcaatgaggatgggcaataaatgctggcccagccagcgatgcccacatgctTTGAGAGAATAAAAAAATACACTGTGCATGGTTAAAAACAGCAACCCAACACCCTGAATCCGCCATATGGACACACTcgacccctccctccagcagcactgactcaccctatctcaaagctgttcTTGTCCCCTCTGTCATTTTCTTCTTCcgacgccttaacaagaaacCCTGTCTCTTtatttcaggtgctaaggaacgcaaatTTCCAACAACCCATTGATACCAACGCCCATGCCCGACCCTCCACCTCTTCCCgaccctctgaccccatcctgtcttctaatcccagcccttgccgtgtattcacccataccccctgaccttcccctctctgatgttgaacgttcagtgctcagcaaaggactcagtttcatatccTTACACTCTCACCTTAACGAATTCCGGGCTccgcacgatgctgaactcttcttccacatCCTTTCTTCTTTGAGCAGGagttctccccccccgccccgttCTTCAGATCCTTTCACCAGCCTCCAGTATTCTTTCTCCGCCTGGACCCCTCTCTCTGGCCTCTTAGccattcttgatcttttcatggagaactgtcggcatgaaatcggccgtctcaatttctctgctcctgtcacccactctaacctgtctccttctgaacttgccacactccattctctcagatccaacctTGACTttattatcaaacctgctgacaagggtggtgctgttgttgtctggcgcactgacctctacctcgcagaggttgagcgccaactctcagacacttcctcctacctccctctggacca is a window from the Carcharodon carcharias isolate sCarCar2 chromosome 7, sCarCar2.pri, whole genome shotgun sequence genome containing:
- the bola3 gene encoding bolA-like protein 3 isoform X2, with the translated sequence MDSATRLRSLGGSAARLALSSTIRRALSAQTNGEVRITAILRTNFPRASAVKVVDISGGCGAMYEVHVESIEFKGKRIVQQHQMINQALKDEIQAMHGLRIFTTVPK